The following are from one region of the Methanothermobacter sp. genome:
- a CDS encoding histidine kinase dimerization/phosphoacceptor domain -containing protein — MRRRVVIVEDEELVAQDIRAILEDAGYEVPAIFHSAEDLLEEIEDLQPDSIIMDIMLAGEMDGIEAARIITEKIDVPIIYLTAYSSNDILKRAGETEPYAYLLKPFHERDLKVNLEMAIQKHEAKRNRLKLIRERTLNEYLKRSIAEKEALLRELHHRVKNNLQLIISLLSLQIRYAEDPAMEHFFRDYVNQLRSIAVIHERAYPSGGSYIIDFGDYLRSISSQLLESYGASSSVRLDIMADDVRLNMDTAVPLALIISELISNSLKHAFEGEGRITISIEKMNGSYLLVYSDDGRGLPEGIKFPDGGSFGFRMIQNLSIQLGGNIRMEKPERGVKFTFEFTEQVYSDRMS; from the coding sequence ATGAGGAGAAGGGTTGTCATTGTGGAGGACGAGGAACTGGTGGCCCAGGATATCCGGGCGATCCTAGAGGATGCCGGTTATGAGGTCCCCGCGATATTCCATTCAGCTGAGGACCTCCTTGAGGAAATTGAGGACCTCCAGCCAGACTCCATAATAATGGACATCATGCTTGCTGGTGAAATGGATGGGATAGAGGCTGCGAGGATCATAACAGAGAAGATAGACGTACCCATCATATACCTCACAGCCTACAGCAGCAACGATATCCTCAAGAGGGCAGGTGAAACAGAGCCCTACGCATACCTGCTGAAGCCATTCCATGAAAGGGACCTCAAGGTCAACCTTGAGATGGCAATCCAGAAGCATGAGGCAAAGAGGAACAGACTTAAACTCATCCGTGAAAGAACTCTGAATGAATACCTTAAAAGGTCAATAGCTGAGAAGGAGGCGCTTCTACGGGAACTTCACCATAGGGTCAAGAATAACCTTCAGCTTATCATAAGCCTTCTTTCACTTCAGATAAGATATGCTGAGGATCCTGCCATGGAGCACTTCTTCAGGGACTACGTTAACCAGCTGAGGTCCATCGCGGTTATACATGAGAGGGCGTACCCATCAGGTGGCAGCTACATTATTGATTTTGGTGATTACCTCAGAAGCATCTCCTCCCAGCTTCTAGAATCATATGGAGCATCATCATCTGTCCGTCTGGATATAATGGCAGATGATGTGCGCCTGAATATGGACACTGCGGTCCCACTGGCACTCATAATATCGGAACTGATATCAAATTCACTGAAACATGCATTTGAGGGTGAGGGGAGGATAACGATTTCCATTGAAAAAATGAATGGCTCCTACCTGCTGGTATACTCTGATGATGGAAGGGGGCTTCCTGAGGGAATAAAATTCCCGGATGGGGGATCCTTTGGGTTCAGGATGATTCAAAACCTTTCCATTCAGCTTGGGGGCAATATAAGGATGGAAAAACCTGAAAGGGGAGTTAAATTTACATTTGAATTCACTGAACAGGTCTACAGTGACAGGATGTCCTGA
- a CDS encoding ArsR/SmtB family transcription factor produces MTCSADKPSPEQLERLKERLERLPDDDKIERDVNAIKALAEPTRLKIIHLLSDGELCVCEIMAALEKPQPTVSHHLNILKRAGFLKSEKIGVWVHYMLSDDSLPSKVEYLLNDLEY; encoded by the coding sequence ATGACATGTTCAGCAGATAAACCAAGCCCTGAACAGCTTGAGAGACTTAAGGAAAGGCTTGAAAGGTTGCCTGATGATGATAAAATAGAAAGGGATGTAAATGCCATTAAGGCCCTCGCAGAGCCAACGAGGCTCAAGATAATCCATCTTTTATCTGATGGTGAGCTCTGTGTCTGTGAAATTATGGCAGCCCTTGAAAAGCCCCAGCCAACGGTCTCACATCACCTCAACATACTTAAAAGGGCTGGTTTCCTTAAATCAGAGAAGATAGGGGTGTGGGTCCACTACATGCTATCAGATGATAGCCTCCCATCAAAGGTTGAATACCTCCTGAATGACCTGGAATACTGA
- a CDS encoding universal stress protein — protein sequence MYKRILLATDGSECSMKAAEYAIETARQNRAELIALSVTETKALQNLPVEELTRKVTELFRRESEEALEKVEELASSMEGPVKVRKMVLEGPSADTILRVADDEDVDLIVVGASGKHALERFILGSVSEKVVRHAAVPVLVVHSKKD from the coding sequence ATGTATAAAAGGATACTGCTTGCAACAGATGGATCCGAATGCTCAATGAAGGCTGCGGAATACGCCATTGAAACCGCCAGGCAGAACCGGGCAGAACTCATAGCACTCTCAGTTACTGAAACAAAGGCGCTCCAGAATCTCCCGGTTGAAGAACTAACAAGGAAGGTTACAGAACTCTTCAGAAGGGAATCCGAGGAAGCTCTGGAGAAGGTCGAGGAACTCGCAAGCTCCATGGAGGGTCCTGTTAAGGTTCGGAAGATGGTTCTTGAGGGACCATCTGCAGATACTATCCTCAGGGTAGCTGATGATGAAGATGTCGATCTCATAGTCGTTGGTGCATCAGGAAAGCACGCCCTTGAAAGGTTCATTCTGGGGAGTGTCTCAGAGAAGGTTGTAAGGCACGCTGCCGTCCCTGTACTGGTTGTTCACAGCAAAAAAGATTGA
- a CDS encoding NAD(P)-binding domain-containing protein codes for MKISFIGGGRVVRIILGGLQRAGRTPEDVMVCDTDGGTLKSLEEEFSVNTSTDCRNAEGDLIFLALHPPVLKDVIANIKPPRDSLVVSLAPRISMGYMQNAMNHPKVARVIPNAPSIINRGYNPFCIASEASQSDKENLKSIFEALGDFPEVDEEKLEAYAIITAMGPTYLWFQLDELERLAVDFGMDTEEARAAVSSMTLGAVEAFYSYPQRDVLMDLIPIKPLTTEEDHIRAIYRDKLTALYRNLKEKL; via the coding sequence GGGAGGCCTTCAGAGGGCCGGGAGGACTCCAGAGGACGTTATGGTTTGTGACACCGATGGGGGAACACTGAAAAGTCTGGAGGAAGAGTTCAGTGTTAATACATCAACCGACTGCAGAAACGCTGAGGGGGACCTGATCTTCCTGGCGCTCCACCCACCTGTCCTGAAGGATGTCATCGCCAATATAAAGCCGCCCAGGGATTCCCTGGTGGTATCCCTTGCACCAAGAATAAGCATGGGTTACATGCAGAATGCCATGAACCACCCGAAGGTTGCGAGGGTTATACCCAACGCCCCCTCAATCATCAACAGAGGATACAACCCATTCTGCATAGCCAGTGAAGCATCCCAATCAGATAAAGAAAATCTGAAATCAATTTTTGAAGCTTTAGGAGACTTTCCAGAGGTTGATGAGGAAAAACTTGAGGCATACGCAATTATAACTGCAATGGGCCCCACCTATCTATGGTTCCAGCTGGATGAACTTGAAAGGCTGGCCGTGGACTTCGGGATGGACACCGAAGAGGCCAGGGCGGCAGTCTCATCAATGACCCTTGGTGCGGTTGAAGCATTCTACAGCTACCCTCAAAGAGATGTGCTCATGGACCTGATTCCCATAAAACCCCTCACCACTGAAGAAGACCATATAAGAGCCATTTACAGGGATAAACTCACAGCACTCTACAGGAACCTTAAGGAGAAACTTTAA